GTTCTTTTGGGGATGAACCCGCACATGCACTTGCGCGGCAAGTCGTTCCGCTACGAGCTGATTCACCCGGACGGCACGAACGAGATCCTGCTCGATGTGCCGCACTACGACTTCAATTGGCAGTTGTGGTACATGCTCCAGGAGCCGAAGAAGATTCCCAAGGGGAGCACCATGATCTGTACGGCCTACTTCGACAATTCGTCGGACAACCCGGCCAACCCCAACCCGAACACGACGGTCAACTGGGGTGAGCAGACGTGGGACGAAATGATGTTCGGCTTCTACTCCGTGATCACGCCGGTCGACCCAATCGCCGAAGCGGCGGCCAAGGCGGCGAAGAAGAAGCGCTAAGCGAGACGGCGTTCTTGGCTGCGCAAACAATAAGGGCCTGAGCCACCTTCATGGTGGCCCAGGCCCATTTAGCAATTCTTTCACAAGACCGGATGCCGCGCGCGTTCTGTTCCGGCCTAAGCCTGGAACGAGCTGCCGCAACCGCAGCTCTTCACGGCGTTCGGGTTATCGAACGTGAAGCCGCGCTTTTCCAAGCCGTCGTAGAAGTCGACCGTGGTGCCGTCCAGGTACAGGGCGCTCTTCTTGTCGACGACGACCGGCACACCGTGGCACTCGTACTTCGAGTCGATCTTTTCGTCGAACGCCTTGTCGAAGCCCAGGTTGTACTGGAAACCGCTGCAGCCGCCGCCCACGACTCCCACGCGCAGCACGGTCTCGGGACCGAGCTTCTGTTCCTGGATGATGCGTTTGACCTCGCTTGCGGCCTTTTCACTGAGCATGACAGCCATTGGTTTCCGATGCCTCCCGGAGAGGGTTAAAGTCAATTCGTGTAGCCAAGTTATGTCATAATTATACGATCCCGCGGACAAAGGGAAGGGCGCAATTCCGCCCACCTTTACATCGTCCTTGGTACCGTCGACCCCGAGCAGAAAAACCGTACCAGAACGCTAGATAAGGCGCTCGGACGGCCGAAGCTCGCCGCCCTGACATACGGCCCCAATCAGGCCAGGCTACTGAGCTTGCGCAGCCGTTTGACCGCCTCGGCCACGGCCCCGATGGCAAATTCCACGTCTTCAGCCGTGGTAAACCGGCCCAGCCCGAATCGCAGGCTGGCCCGGGTTTGATCCTCGTCCAGCCCCAGGGCCCGCAATACATGGCTCGGCTCGGGATTGGCCGACGTGCAGGCACTGCCCGAACTCACGGCCAGGTGCTGCATGCTCATCATCAAAGCTTCGCCATTCACGTAGGCGAAGCTGGTATTCAAGTTGCCGGGCAAGCGGCGCTCGTCGGCCAGTGGCAGGCCGTTGAGCGTGACACCTTCCAACCGCTCGATCAGTCCGGCGTACAGCCGGTCGCGCAAAGCGGTCAATCGCGGGCGTTCTTCCGGCATTTCATCCAGGCATAGCGAGATCGCTTTGGCAAAGCCGACGATGCCCGGCACGTTCAGCGTCCCGCTGCGGACGCCTCCTTCCTGTCCGCCGCCATCGATTTGCGGCTGCAGTCGGGCCGCCGAATTACGGCGTCGGACGTACAGGGCGCCCACCCCCTTGGGACCGTAGATCTTGTGCGCCGTGAAGCTCATCAAGTCCACTCCCAGGACATCGACGTCGACCGGCATCTTGCCCACGGCTTGCGTCGCGTCGCAATGCAGTGGGATGCCACGCTGGCGGCAAATCGCCGCGATCTCGGTGAGCGGCTGAATCATGCCGATCTCGTTATTCGCGAGCATCACCGAAACGAGGAGCGTTTCGGGCCGAATCGCTTCGGCCAGGCGGTCGAGGTCGATCAGGCCGGCCCGTTCGCTCGTCGCCTGCTCGACGGGTAGAAGCGTAACTTCGAAGCCGCGTCGCGACAGCCGCGCGAGCGGGTCCAAGACGCTCTTATGCTCGGTCGCCACGGTGACGAAATGATTCCCCTTGCGGCGCACGCGATCGGCGATGCCGCGAATCGCCAGGTTGTTGCTCTCGGTGGCGCCACTGGTGAACACGAGGTCGCGCTCGCCGGCCCCGATGGCAGCGGCGATCTCGGCGCGCGCCGCATCCACGGCTTCCTTGGCCTGCCATCCGAACGAATGGCTGACGCTGCCGGGGTTGCCGTATTGCTCCGTGAAGTACGGCGCCATCGCCTCGACGACGCGCGGATCGACGCGCGTCGTGGCGTGGTTGTCCATGTAGACGGGTCGATCGACCATCGAGCGATTCAGCACCCCTGTTCCCGTTTCGCCAGGCGGACGGACGCTCGTGCGACCCCCGCCACCTGCCGAATTCTAGCCCAGGTGTGGCCATTGGCCTACGGTGTAAAGGCCACCTGCGGGCCAGGGCTCGCCACACGCAAGCGATTTCGGCGTAACACCAGCCCGCAGCGCCAGCGAGGGATTTCTGCCACCTGTCGCACGGCGCGTCCCCTCGCTGGTGCTGCGGGCTGGTGACAGGCGCCGTCCGGATTTCACAGGTCGATTAGCGGACCGTAAGTACGCAGGACACTTCCATCCGCGGCGCGATATCACACCTTCTTGCTTAATCGCTCGGCTAGGCGGGCCAGGGCCGGGCTGCAGTCGTCGGTGGCCAGGTGAACGTGGATCAAGCTCATCCCGCTATTGTCAGCCCACGCGCTGACCAGGGCGGCGTCGAATTCCCCTTCGGTGCGCACCTCGTAACCAGTACCACCGCCGAAGAGCTCCGTGATCTTCGCGTAATTCCAGGGATGGACTTCGTTGAATTCACCAGGATGAAGGTAGCGTTCGGTCCCGTAGCCATGATTGTCGAGCACGATCACGATGTGATCGAATTGGTGCCGTACGATGCTCGACAACTCGTTGGACGTCATCTGAAAAGCGCCATCGCCCACGAGCACCACGGTGCGCATGTCGGGACGGGCCACGCCGGTGCCCAGCGACGCGGGAATCGCGAACCCCATCGACGTGTAATAGGCCGGCCCGATGAATTCGGTGCGGGCATGGGTCGTCAATTCGGTCGCGGCGAACAGCGCATCGCCCACGTCCGAGATGACGATCGTGTTGGCATCGAGCGATTCGTTCAGTCGCGCGATCATGCGCGTGATCGTGATCGGCTCGTCGGGCTTGAGAACGTAGGCCGCGCCGTTGCCGCTGGCGCGCGGCGGCACGGGACGCACCGGCGGCGTGGGATTCTGCGCTGCCAGCGCCCGAATGAAATCGGCCAAGACAATGTTGTGATAATAGTGGTGGCGGATGCGCAGCTCTTCGCTGGTGGCGTAGATGCACTTCGAGACGTCGAGATTGGCCGTGTAGATGCCCATGTCGATGTCCGTGAGAAAGGCCCCCAAGAGAAGCAGGCAATCGCTCTCCTCGACGTACTGGGTGACCTCTTCGCGCCCCATCGCGCCCTCGTACATGCCGACGTAGAGGGGATGCGTCTCGCGCACGGCGCTTTTGCCGAGGATGGTGCCGGCGATGGGGATCTGCGACCCCTCGGCCAGGTTCAACAGCTCGTCCTGCAGGCCGAAACGATGAATTTCGACGCCGGCCAGGATCACCGGCTTCTGGCAACTATTCAACAGCCGCGCGGCCTCGCTCACCGCCTCGGCCAACGATTCGGGATCGCTGACCGGTTCGGCCCGGCGAAATTCGTAGGGGACGCCGGGAACGACCTTGACCATGTCGCGCGGA
The nucleotide sequence above comes from Pirellulales bacterium. Encoded proteins:
- a CDS encoding iron-sulfur cluster assembly accessory protein, with translation MLSEKAASEVKRIIQEQKLGPETVLRVGVVGGGCSGFQYNLGFDKAFDEKIDSKYECHGVPVVVDKKSALYLDGTTVDFYDGLEKRGFTFDNPNAVKSCGCGSSFQA
- a CDS encoding aminotransferase class V-fold PLP-dependent enzyme, with amino-acid sequence MVDRPVYMDNHATTRVDPRVVEAMAPYFTEQYGNPGSVSHSFGWQAKEAVDAARAEIAAAIGAGERDLVFTSGATESNNLAIRGIADRVRRKGNHFVTVATEHKSVLDPLARLSRRGFEVTLLPVEQATSERAGLIDLDRLAEAIRPETLLVSVMLANNEIGMIQPLTEIAAICRQRGIPLHCDATQAVGKMPVDVDVLGVDLMSFTAHKIYGPKGVGALYVRRRNSAARLQPQIDGGGQEGGVRSGTLNVPGIVGFAKAISLCLDEMPEERPRLTALRDRLYAGLIERLEGVTLNGLPLADERRLPGNLNTSFAYVNGEALMMSMQHLAVSSGSACTSANPEPSHVLRALGLDEDQTRASLRFGLGRFTTAEDVEFAIGAVAEAVKRLRKLSSLA
- a CDS encoding thiamine pyrophosphate-binding protein — its product is MTRLDSGISSGRYLPRKPLDQLSIGEFLIHRLQDHGIRDVFGIPGDYVLAFYSMLEHSPINLVGCCREDNAGFAADAYARINGMGAVCVTYCVGGLSVANSIAGAYAEKSPVVLITGSPGMRERTNNPLLHHKVREFRTQLEVFEKLCVAATELVDPVTAFREIDRVLESAARYKRPVYIEIPRDMVKVVPGVPYEFRRAEPVSDPESLAEAVSEAARLLNSCQKPVILAGVEIHRFGLQDELLNLAEGSQIPIAGTILGKSAVRETHPLYVGMYEGAMGREEVTQYVEESDCLLLLGAFLTDIDMGIYTANLDVSKCIYATSEELRIRHHYYHNIVLADFIRALAAQNPTPPVRPVPPRASGNGAAYVLKPDEPITITRMIARLNESLDANTIVISDVGDALFAATELTTHARTEFIGPAYYTSMGFAIPASLGTGVARPDMRTVVLVGDGAFQMTSNELSSIVRHQFDHIVIVLDNHGYGTERYLHPGEFNEVHPWNYAKITELFGGGTGYEVRTEGEFDAALVSAWADNSGMSLIHVHLATDDCSPALARLAERLSKKV